Sequence from the Sphingobium indicum B90A genome:
GCGGAAATAGCGGATCGCGCCGGCCTGCGCGCCATAGGTGCCGATGCCGGTTTCCGCGACGTTGAGATAAACCTCCATGATCCGCCGCTTGCCCCAGATCGCTTCGATCAGCAGCGTGAACCAGGCCTCCAGCCCCTTGCGGACAAAGCCGCCGCCCTGGAACAGGAAAACATTTTTCGCTGTTTGCTGGCTGATGGTCGATCCGCCCCGGATGCGGCCGCCGCTGGCATTGTGGCGCATCGCCTGGGCGATGGCGACCGCGTCGAAGCCGTGATGGCTGCAAAAGCGGCTATCCTCCGCCGCGATGGCGGCGCGCGCCATGTCCGGGTCCATCCTGTCCAGGCTCATCCAATCCTTGGTTATGCCGTTGGGGTCCAGCAGCATCGTCCACGTCACCGGCGGCGGCACGAAGCGATAGATCACCACCATCAGCAGCGACAGGGCGACGAAGCCGCCGACGATTTTGAGAAATATCCCGATCCATCGGGAGCGGCGGCGAGGGGCGGCGGACTTGGCGTTCATCATTCCGTGGTAGCGCGGTTGCGCGGCGGTTCAAGATGGGAGCCTATGCTTCGTCATTCGGGCCTCCGCTGGAATGACGAGTGGGAAAGGGCGAGCGGATACAAAAAAGCCCCGGATTTTACTCCGGGGCTCCTTTGCGTTCCGCAAATCCGATCAGACGGCGGCGAGGCGGGAAATCTTGCCCAGCCTGTCGCCCGCAATCCGCATCATCGCCTTTTGCAGCTTCTCGAAGGCGCGGACCTCGATCTGACGGACGCGTTCGCGGCTGACGCCATAGACCTGCGAGAGTTCCTCCAGCGTCTTGGGTTCTTCTGCCAGGCGGCGTTCCGCCAGGATATGCTTCTCGCGATCGTTGAGGTCGTCCATCGCCTCCACCAGCATGTCGTGGCGCAGTTCGCTTTCCTGCCGGTCGGCGACGCGTTCGTCCTGCAATGGATCGCTATCGGCCAGCCAATCCTGCCACTGGCCCTCGCCATCCTCGCGCATCGGCACGTTGAGCGACGTGTCGCCGCCCATCGCCATGCGGCGGTTCATGGAGATCACGTCCTCCTCCGTGACGCCCAGATCGGTGGCGATCTTCTTGACGTCGTCGGGGTGCAGGTCGCCATCCTCGAAGGCTTCGATATTGTTCTTCATCCGGCGCAGGTTGAAGAACAGCTTTTTCTGCGCGGCGGTGGTGCCCATCTTCACAAGGCTCCAGGACCGCAGGATGAATTCCTGGATAGAGGCGCGAATCCACCACATCGCATAGGTCGCCAGACGGAAGCCGCGATCCGGCTCGAACTTCTTGACGCCCTGCATCAGCCCGATATTGCCTTCGCTGATCAGCTCGCTGACCGGCAGGCCATAGCCGCGATAGCCCATGGCGATCTTCGCGACCAGTCGCAGGTGCGAGGTCACGAGCTGCGCCGCAGCTTCCGAATCCTGATGTTCGGCATAGCGCTTCGCGAGCATATATTCCTGCTCGGGCGTCAAAATCGGAAATTTGCGGATTTCCGACAGATAGCGGTTGAGGCTGGCTTCACC
This genomic interval carries:
- the rpoH gene encoding RNA polymerase sigma factor RpoH; amino-acid sequence: MADKSNVPAVPALGGEASLNRYLSEIRKFPILTPEQEYMLAKRYAEHQDSEAAAQLVTSHLRLVAKIAMGYRGYGLPVSELISEGNIGLMQGVKKFEPDRGFRLATYAMWWIRASIQEFILRSWSLVKMGTTAAQKKLFFNLRRMKNNIEAFEDGDLHPDDVKKIATDLGVTEEDVISMNRRMAMGGDTSLNVPMREDGEGQWQDWLADSDPLQDERVADRQESELRHDMLVEAMDDLNDREKHILAERRLAEEPKTLEELSQVYGVSRERVRQIEVRAFEKLQKAMMRIAGDRLGKISRLAAV
- the mtgA gene encoding monofunctional biosynthetic peptidoglycan transglycosylase, yielding MMNAKSAAPRRRSRWIGIFLKIVGGFVALSLLMVVIYRFVPPPVTWTMLLDPNGITKDWMSLDRMDPDMARAAIAAEDSRFCSHHGFDAVAIAQAMRHNASGGRIRGGSTISQQTAKNVFLFQGGGFVRKGLEAWFTLLIEAIWGKRRIMEVYLNVAETGIGTYGAQAGAIRYFRHGAQRLTRAEAARLAAVLPLPKKRAAIDPHGFTRRYGNSIATRIGIVQRDGLDSCLK